A portion of the Liberibacter crescens BT-1 genome contains these proteins:
- the gap gene encoding type I glyceraldehyde-3-phosphate dehydrogenase has product MAVKVAINGFGRIGRAILRTFVESGNKDIEIVAINDLGSIEANGHLIRYDSVHGTFQRKVKVSGDVIDVGFGPIKVTAIRDPKQLPWDGIDVVMECTGAFASREKALAHLSNGSKRVLVSAPCGGADKTIVYGINHNVLTKDDIVISNASCTTNCLAPVVYTLNKEFGIKKGYMTTVHSYTSDQPVLDSSHRDLYRSRSAALSMIPTSTGAAQAIGLVLPELKGKLAGSAIRVPTPNVSVIDLKILLVKKVKEEEINEVIKIASEGQLKNILSYVTEPLVSVDFNHDPHSSIFVADQTKVVDEDLVRVMAWYDNEWGFSNRMLDTAAAIGKFLKDI; this is encoded by the coding sequence ATGGCTGTTAAAGTTGCTATAAATGGGTTTGGTCGTATTGGGAGAGCAATACTTCGTACTTTTGTTGAATCAGGGAATAAAGATATTGAAATTGTTGCGATTAATGATCTTGGTTCGATAGAAGCAAATGGTCATTTAATTCGATATGATTCTGTTCATGGAACATTTCAGAGAAAGGTGAAAGTTTCAGGAGATGTTATTGATGTTGGTTTTGGTCCGATAAAAGTAACGGCTATTCGTGATCCAAAACAGCTTCCGTGGGATGGCATTGATGTTGTTATGGAATGTACAGGCGCCTTTGCAAGTAGAGAAAAAGCATTAGCGCATTTGTCTAATGGCTCTAAACGTGTGTTGGTGTCAGCTCCTTGTGGAGGAGCTGATAAGACGATTGTTTATGGTATAAATCATAATGTTCTTACAAAGGATGATATCGTTATCTCAAATGCATCTTGTACAACTAATTGTTTGGCTCCTGTCGTTTATACACTAAACAAAGAGTTCGGTATTAAAAAGGGATACATGACGACAGTTCATTCCTATACGAGTGATCAACCTGTTTTGGATTCTTCTCATAGAGATCTCTATAGATCGCGGAGCGCCGCATTGTCTATGATACCTACTTCTACAGGTGCAGCTCAAGCTATCGGTTTAGTATTACCAGAACTGAAAGGGAAATTAGCTGGTTCAGCTATTCGAGTTCCTACACCTAATGTTTCCGTGATAGATTTAAAAATTCTTCTTGTTAAGAAAGTAAAAGAAGAGGAGATTAATGAAGTTATCAAAATAGCTTCTGAAGGACAATTAAAGAATATTCTTTCCTATGTCACTGAACCGTTAGTTTCTGTAGATTTCAATCATGATCCGCATTCATCTATATTCGTAGCCGATCAGACAAAAGTTGTTGATGAGGACTTGGTTCGTGTTATGGCTTGGTATGATAATGAATGGGGGTTTTCTAATCGTATGTTAGATACAGCAGCAGCTATAGGGAAGTTTTTAAAAGATATATAA
- a CDS encoding DUF1465 family protein: MSDHGFNAISFMSKGVTSIRLKVLYSEGMDLVEETSSYFDGDGRELAKKLSHEASVLYTSESIRLTTRLMQMASWLLLQRALNNKEMSFEQVLAEKKKVCFDLLKPNRCSPGWDDLPPIFKNLLERSLRLQKRIMLIDREIYHKSEMIVIANKKNNVREQIKLLETCFSKV, encoded by the coding sequence ATGTCTGATCATGGTTTTAATGCTATTAGTTTTATGAGTAAGGGAGTAACCTCCATACGATTAAAAGTTCTTTATTCAGAAGGTATGGATCTTGTGGAAGAAACTTCTTCCTATTTTGATGGTGATGGTCGAGAATTAGCAAAAAAATTATCGCATGAGGCATCAGTGTTATATACTTCTGAGTCTATACGGTTGACAACACGTTTAATGCAAATGGCTTCTTGGTTATTATTGCAACGTGCCTTGAACAATAAAGAAATGTCTTTTGAGCAGGTTTTAGCAGAGAAAAAGAAGGTATGTTTTGATCTTTTAAAACCGAATCGTTGTTCTCCTGGCTGGGATGATTTACCACCTATATTTAAGAACCTTCTTGAACGTTCCTTGCGTCTTCAGAAACGTATAATGTTGATTGATAGAGAGATTTATCATAAAAGTGAAATGATTGTGATTGCTAATAAAAAAAATAACGTACGAGAACAAATTAAACTCTTAGAAACTTGTTTTAGTAAGGTCTGA
- the rpmA gene encoding 50S ribosomal protein L27: MAQKKAGGSSQNGRDSQSKRLGVKKFGSEAVIAGNIIVRQRGTRFHPGNNVGMGKDHTLFALVNGNVKFSKRSQGRSYVSILPKETAI; the protein is encoded by the coding sequence ATGGCACAAAAAAAGGCGGGTGGTTCTTCACAGAACGGACGCGATTCACAATCAAAAAGGCTTGGCGTAAAAAAATTTGGTAGCGAAGCTGTGATTGCAGGTAATATAATTGTACGACAGAGAGGAACTCGTTTTCATCCTGGAAATAATGTTGGAATGGGAAAAGATCATACTCTGTTTGCTCTTGTTAATGGCAATGTTAAGTTTAGCAAGCGCTCACAAGGTCGTTCATATGTATCTATTCTTCCAAAGGAAACTGCGATCTAA
- a CDS encoding nicotinate-nucleotide adenylyltransferase: MPHVECGMAVGLFGGSFNPPHEGHLELAKTALSKLKLDQLWWMISPKNPFKEKKNLASLSERVFLSQKIVNDPRICITTFEAFLRRPYTLDSLLHIKSRYTSVNFIWLMGADNLKEFHYWYKWKKIVMTIPIAIIDRPSILLNHMSLPLAKAFDYARIDESFSCSLSRKKAPVWSFIHKQHLSISSTYLRKKETL, encoded by the coding sequence ATGCCTCATGTCGAGTGTGGGATGGCAGTTGGCTTATTCGGAGGCTCTTTTAATCCACCGCATGAAGGACATCTAGAACTTGCAAAAACCGCTCTATCTAAACTTAAATTAGATCAACTCTGGTGGATGATTAGTCCAAAAAATCCGTTTAAGGAGAAAAAAAATCTTGCATCGCTTAGTGAGCGTGTTTTTTTGAGTCAAAAAATAGTGAATGATCCACGTATCTGCATTACTACTTTTGAAGCTTTTCTTCGAAGACCTTATACTTTAGACAGTCTTCTTCACATTAAAAGTCGTTACACGTCTGTCAATTTTATTTGGCTTATGGGGGCAGATAATTTAAAAGAGTTTCATTACTGGTATAAGTGGAAAAAAATTGTTATGACTATCCCTATTGCAATTATTGACAGACCTAGTATATTGTTAAATCATATGTCTCTACCATTAGCAAAGGCCTTTGATTATGCAAGGATTGATGAATCGTTTAGTTGTAGTTTGTCCAGAAAAAAAGCTCCCGTGTGGTCCTTTATTCATAAACAACATTTATCAATAAGTTCAACGTATCTTCGTAAAAAAGAAACCTTATAA
- a CDS encoding phosphoglycerate kinase, with the protein MNHFRTLDDLQDIKGYRVLLRVDWNVPFKNGEVIDSTRIRRSVSTILELANKGAKVIILSHLGRPENHGEREASLRNIVPVAKEILGRDVFFVEDCIGPQVAEAITVLQNGGILLTENIRFYKGEKDNDPSFIKALASNGDIYVNDAFSVSHRAHASVEGLALILPAYTGRSLQLELNMIKKYLDTAHRPIIAIIGGSKVSTKINLLMNLVKRFDKLVIGGAMANTFLMAQGVRIGRSLCEADFSDVVHRIMAEAENACCELILPQDAVIAREFKKGIKSDNVPIEAIPDDCMILDIGVTTTENIKNAISSSKTLIWNGPLGAFEVEPFDRATIDIACDVARLTKEGRVISVAGGGDTLSALNYAGVVDSFTYISTAGGAFFEFLEGKKLPGIAALSCS; encoded by the coding sequence ATCAATCATTTTAGAACCCTTGATGATCTTCAGGATATTAAGGGTTATCGTGTTCTTTTACGTGTTGATTGGAATGTTCCTTTTAAAAATGGAGAAGTTATAGATTCTACTCGTATAAGACGATCAGTTTCTACAATACTTGAATTGGCTAACAAGGGTGCTAAGGTTATAATATTATCTCATTTAGGCCGTCCTGAGAATCATGGAGAAAGAGAAGCTTCATTACGGAACATAGTTCCAGTTGCCAAAGAAATATTGGGGCGCGATGTTTTTTTTGTAGAAGATTGTATCGGCCCTCAGGTGGCAGAAGCAATAACAGTTTTGCAAAATGGAGGTATTCTTCTTACAGAAAATATCCGTTTTTATAAAGGTGAAAAAGACAATGATCCATCTTTTATAAAAGCTTTAGCATCTAATGGAGATATTTATGTAAATGATGCATTTTCTGTTTCACATCGAGCTCATGCTTCTGTGGAAGGTTTGGCTCTTATTTTGCCTGCCTATACTGGTCGTTCGCTGCAACTAGAACTTAATATGATTAAAAAATATCTGGATACAGCTCATAGGCCAATTATTGCCATTATTGGTGGTTCTAAAGTGTCTACAAAGATAAATTTACTCATGAATCTGGTAAAAAGATTTGATAAATTAGTAATTGGTGGTGCTATGGCTAATACTTTTCTGATGGCGCAAGGAGTAAGAATAGGTCGGTCATTGTGTGAAGCAGATTTTTCTGATGTTGTGCATCGCATAATGGCTGAAGCAGAGAATGCGTGTTGTGAGCTCATCTTACCACAAGACGCTGTTATTGCTCGAGAATTTAAAAAAGGGATTAAAAGCGATAACGTTCCTATAGAAGCTATTCCAGATGATTGTATGATTTTAGATATTGGTGTGACAACAACAGAAAATATCAAAAATGCTATTTCCAGTTCTAAAACTTTAATATGGAATGGTCCTCTTGGAGCTTTTGAAGTTGAGCCTTTTGATAGAGCAACAATTGATATAGCTTGTGATGTAGCTAGACTTACAAAGGAAGGTAGAGTAATTTCAGTTGCTGGTGGTGGGGATACATTATCAGCTCTTAATTATGCAGGAGTTGTTGATTCTTTTACATATATTTCTACAGCAGGCGGTGCTTTCTTTGAATTTTTGGAAGGAAAGAAATTACCTGGTATAGCTGCATTATCCTGTTCTTGA
- a CDS encoding peptidase domain-containing ABC transporter: MKTIRPILFGFRKKLTLILQNEASECGLSCVAMVAGFYGHRFDLNTIRRRFNVSLKGMTLSDIIDISSKLFMCTRAVRLELEELSALRKPCILHWDLGHFVVLDRVTKTGAIIHDPAIGRRHVTLKELDRSFTGVALELWPSPQFQRKTEIETFPVSQLFKGINGFKIALLKMFSMALCLEVMAILSPLGLQMIIDQAVVSADLGLINVVAIGLLLTIFMQAFIDIMRSIVSLVLSTRLAIDWRAGLFLHLMKLPMCFFEKRHVGDIVSRFGSLRIIQSTLTSDTINSVIDGLMSVSILVMMLFYSPILSALSIITAILFSGVRLAFHHLYRRATEDTLVYDAREQSHFMETIRGISSIKGLSLENRRLSAWLNTFIESINAHLKTERLNILFKTINSLLFGISRIIMLWLGAKFVVSQEISLGMLMAFSAYQEQFSSRISRLIDMSFQLKMLSLHKERLSDIALSEPEIESSLPEISPSSTFMSGNTLKVENLSLRYGDGEIDVLRCINLSISEAENIVIVGQSGCGKTTLLKCISGLLKPTEGRILFGDRDINDLGLSNYRKMISCVLQEDRLFAGTLADNISGFDPKADQGWIEECARMASIEDEIRQMPMGYESFVGDMGSILSGGQKQRVVLARALYRRPRILFLDEATSHLDVDNEKRINEVISEMRITRIAVAHRASTIAMSERIIYLSGGNITTETIGKEVDYT, from the coding sequence ATGAAAACTATAAGACCTATTCTTTTTGGATTTAGAAAAAAATTGACTTTGATCCTTCAAAATGAAGCATCAGAATGTGGTTTGTCGTGTGTGGCAATGGTAGCAGGTTTTTATGGTCATCGATTTGATTTGAATACGATACGACGTCGTTTTAATGTTTCTCTTAAAGGGATGACATTATCTGATATTATAGATATTTCTTCCAAGCTTTTTATGTGTACACGAGCAGTTCGTCTTGAACTGGAAGAACTTTCTGCTTTAAGGAAACCCTGTATCTTACATTGGGACTTAGGGCATTTTGTAGTATTGGATCGGGTAACGAAGACAGGTGCAATTATTCATGATCCTGCTATCGGTCGTCGTCATGTTACATTAAAAGAATTGGATCGCAGTTTTACGGGTGTGGCATTGGAACTTTGGCCAAGTCCTCAATTCCAACGTAAAACAGAAATTGAAACATTTCCGGTTTCTCAGCTTTTTAAAGGGATTAATGGATTTAAGATTGCACTGTTGAAGATGTTCTCTATGGCTCTTTGTCTTGAAGTTATGGCAATTCTTTCACCCTTGGGTTTACAGATGATTATAGATCAGGCTGTAGTTAGCGCGGATTTAGGACTTATTAATGTAGTAGCAATTGGGCTTTTGTTGACGATATTTATGCAAGCTTTCATTGATATTATGCGTTCAATAGTCAGTTTAGTATTGAGTACACGGTTAGCTATAGATTGGCGTGCAGGCTTGTTTTTACATTTAATGAAACTTCCGATGTGCTTTTTTGAAAAACGTCATGTCGGAGATATCGTATCACGGTTTGGATCTTTGCGGATTATACAAAGTACGTTAACAAGCGATACGATTAACTCGGTTATTGATGGTCTCATGAGTGTTAGCATATTAGTCATGATGCTATTTTATAGCCCTATTTTGTCAGCTCTTTCGATTATAACTGCAATTCTTTTTTCAGGAGTACGGCTTGCATTTCATCATCTTTATCGGAGAGCTACCGAAGATACTTTGGTTTATGACGCACGTGAGCAGTCTCATTTTATGGAAACAATACGAGGGATATCTAGTATCAAGGGGCTTTCTTTAGAAAATCGTCGACTTTCAGCATGGTTGAATACATTCATTGAGTCTATTAATGCGCATTTGAAGACTGAACGTCTCAATATTCTTTTTAAGACTATTAACAGCCTGCTTTTTGGAATTTCTCGAATCATCATGTTATGGTTAGGAGCAAAATTTGTTGTTTCTCAGGAAATAAGCCTGGGAATGTTGATGGCATTTTCTGCTTATCAGGAACAATTTAGTAGTCGGATTAGTCGTTTAATTGATATGAGTTTTCAGCTGAAAATGCTGAGTTTACATAAAGAAAGGCTTTCAGATATTGCTTTATCTGAACCTGAGATAGAATCTTCTTTACCAGAAATTTCTCCAAGCTCTACGTTTATGTCTGGGAATACTTTAAAAGTAGAAAATCTTTCATTGCGCTATGGCGATGGAGAAATAGATGTTTTACGATGTATTAACTTGTCAATTTCTGAAGCAGAAAATATTGTAATTGTTGGTCAATCTGGTTGCGGTAAGACAACTCTTCTGAAATGTATTTCAGGGTTATTGAAGCCAACTGAAGGAAGAATACTGTTTGGTGATCGTGATATAAATGATCTTGGGTTATCGAACTATCGTAAGATGATAAGTTGTGTTTTGCAGGAAGATAGATTATTTGCAGGAACTCTTGCAGATAATATCTCTGGTTTTGATCCTAAAGCAGATCAAGGTTGGATTGAAGAATGTGCGCGTATGGCTTCCATAGAAGATGAAATTCGTCAGATGCCTATGGGATATGAATCCTTTGTAGGAGATATGGGGAGTATTCTCTCAGGAGGGCAAAAACAGAGAGTAGTTTTGGCGCGTGCTTTATATAGACGTCCTCGAATACTTTTTCTTGACGAAGCAACGAGTCATCTTGATGTTGATAATGAAAAAAGAATTAACGAAGTAATTTCTGAAATGCGTATAACGCGTATAGCTGTAGCGCATCGCGCATCAACTATAGCAATGTCTGAACGTATCATATACCTGAGTGGAGGAAATATAACAACAGAAACAATTGGAAAGGAGGTCGATTATACTTAA
- the proB gene encoding glutamate 5-kinase — MNEKFSLTDYKRIVVKIGSSLLIDPIHGLKKKWMDSVCSDIESLKSSSTDVLVVSSGAVALGRSVLQLPAGNLDLDERQAAAAVGQISLAHAWSERLSLHNIVAGQILVTLSDTEERYRYLNARTTLFRLLKFNSVPIINENDTVSTTEIRYGDNDRLAARIATMISADLLIILSDVDGLYTAPPNINPKARFIARIDEITPEVEAMAREAASEMSCGGMKTKIDAGKIATSSGCAMIIANGTVKYPLKNIQETSHFSWFKPSSKPFTARKRWISGKIYPEGKLYIDSGAVVALHSGKSLLSAGVQKVEGSFSRGSIVIIMDPSGYEIARGLVGYDSHEAKKIAGCKSIEIKNIIGDARQVPMIHRDDMVLFSGENIKKDTSHA; from the coding sequence ATGAATGAAAAATTCTCTCTGACTGATTATAAACGTATTGTAGTAAAAATTGGTTCCTCGCTTCTTATAGATCCTATACATGGGTTGAAAAAGAAATGGATGGATTCAGTGTGTTCTGATATAGAATCATTAAAATCGTCTTCTACTGATGTCTTAGTTGTATCATCTGGAGCTGTAGCACTAGGACGCTCAGTACTTCAGTTACCAGCAGGTAATCTTGATCTTGATGAACGTCAAGCTGCAGCTGCTGTTGGTCAAATTTCTTTGGCACACGCATGGTCTGAAAGACTCTCTTTACACAACATTGTAGCTGGACAAATTCTTGTAACACTTTCGGATACTGAAGAAAGATACCGTTATCTCAATGCACGGACAACACTTTTCCGGCTTTTAAAATTCAATTCTGTACCAATTATTAATGAAAACGATACTGTAAGTACTACAGAAATTCGATATGGAGACAATGATCGGCTCGCTGCACGCATTGCAACTATGATCAGCGCTGATCTACTTATAATTTTATCAGATGTCGATGGTTTATATACAGCTCCACCCAATATTAACCCAAAAGCACGTTTTATAGCACGAATAGATGAAATAACTCCTGAAGTAGAGGCTATGGCAAGAGAAGCTGCTTCAGAAATGTCATGTGGTGGTATGAAAACAAAAATTGATGCCGGGAAAATTGCTACATCTTCAGGATGCGCTATGATCATTGCGAATGGAACAGTAAAATATCCTCTCAAAAACATTCAAGAAACATCTCATTTTTCTTGGTTTAAACCATCTTCTAAACCATTTACCGCTCGCAAAAGGTGGATCTCTGGGAAAATATACCCCGAAGGAAAATTATATATTGATAGTGGAGCAGTAGTAGCATTACATTCTGGAAAAAGTTTATTATCAGCAGGTGTACAAAAAGTTGAAGGTTCTTTTTCTCGTGGAAGTATTGTCATTATAATGGATCCATCAGGATATGAAATTGCACGTGGCTTAGTAGGTTACGATTCTCATGAAGCAAAGAAAATTGCTGGATGCAAATCTATAGAAATAAAGAACATTATTGGTGATGCTCGACAAGTTCCTATGATACACCGCGATGATATGGTATTATTTTCTGGAGAAAATATAAAAAAGGATACCTCACATGCATAG
- a CDS encoding class I fructose-bisphosphate aldolase — protein MREKLEKIAEIMVSAGKGILAADESNPTIQKRFDTIGLTATEMLRRDYREMLFSSKEAMKFISGVILYEETLSQKASDGTSFIDLLNSSGVLLGIKVDHGTKSFPFYPGELIVKGLDDLDERLKKYRDKGICFAKWRAVIFISDSLPSSAVVNANMHALARYAALCQENGIVPIVEPEVLMDGNHSIDRCNEVTEYVLRVLFNELSSMRVRFESLVLKPNMVMSGNKSKNSSVEEVVERTIKVLKNTVPSSVPGIAFLSGGQSEKKATEHLSAMNAIGNFPWKLTFSYGRALQESVLRVWHGKEENKEYAQHVFAHRARMNSLATMGCWRKELEESC, from the coding sequence ATGAGAGAGAAACTTGAAAAAATTGCAGAAATAATGGTCAGTGCAGGAAAGGGTATTCTTGCAGCAGATGAATCTAATCCAACAATACAAAAACGTTTTGATACGATTGGTTTGACCGCTACAGAGATGTTACGTCGTGATTATCGTGAGATGTTATTTAGTTCTAAAGAAGCTATGAAATTTATTTCAGGAGTTATTCTGTATGAAGAAACTCTTTCTCAGAAAGCTTCTGATGGCACTTCCTTTATTGATCTTCTTAATTCATCTGGGGTTCTTTTAGGCATCAAGGTAGATCATGGTACAAAATCTTTCCCTTTTTATCCAGGGGAATTGATTGTAAAGGGTTTAGATGATTTGGATGAAAGATTAAAAAAATATAGAGATAAAGGCATTTGTTTTGCTAAATGGCGTGCTGTAATATTTATTTCAGATAGTTTGCCGAGTAGTGCTGTTGTCAATGCCAATATGCATGCGTTAGCTCGGTATGCAGCTCTTTGTCAGGAGAATGGTATTGTTCCAATCGTTGAACCTGAGGTTCTTATGGACGGAAATCATAGCATAGATCGTTGTAATGAAGTAACAGAATATGTTTTGCGAGTTCTTTTTAATGAATTATCCAGTATGCGAGTTCGTTTTGAAAGTTTGGTTCTTAAGCCAAATATGGTTATGTCAGGTAATAAATCTAAAAACTCTTCAGTTGAAGAAGTTGTGGAGCGTACAATAAAAGTCTTAAAGAATACAGTACCTTCTTCTGTTCCAGGAATAGCATTTCTTTCAGGCGGACAATCAGAAAAAAAGGCTACAGAGCATCTTTCAGCTATGAATGCAATTGGAAATTTTCCTTGGAAATTAACCTTTTCTTATGGACGTGCGTTGCAGGAATCTGTGTTACGTGTATGGCATGGAAAAGAGGAAAATAAGGAATATGCTCAACATGTTTTTGCTCATCGTGCTCGCATGAATAGCTTAGCTACGATGGGTTGTTGGAGAAAAGAACTAGAGGAAAGTTGTTAA
- a CDS encoding HlyD family secretion protein, giving the protein MPTPLYRNISYLRKNYENIGITIKYRDTFEKITVLLSVLILIFIGSFIVFGKYTRRVKVSGLVTPSEGVIRVFAPREGRVIETSVEEGKIIHKGQPLYTISSESVTKLGETQANISRNLNLQRKEIEEEIKRRIFQDKITKAGLLDLKESLLKETNQIYRQISIAERKSNILKSLSEEFDHLLDRKLVQRTEAIQHLRDALQANQELESLQKQIIQNTKNLSEVSSKIVSFDSQSESSISTLRKQLLNIDRELIESEVQRRIQVVSPIDGTATAMLVKTGQLVKGGTSLVSILPASSRMEIHLFGGSNIIGFIHEGAKVLLRYKAFPYQKFGLYPGTVSGFSRVTLRVGDVFATGMEQIPSSSEGNGLYRITVSPKNEKIMAYGSAEPLRAGMEVDADIFLDTRYLYEWFFEPLYSLKVDHFDSRDRT; this is encoded by the coding sequence ATGCCAACGCCTTTATATAGAAATATTTCATATTTAAGGAAAAATTATGAGAATATAGGTATTACTATAAAATATAGAGATACCTTTGAGAAAATTACAGTATTACTTTCTGTATTAATTTTAATTTTTATTGGAAGTTTTATTGTTTTTGGAAAATATACTAGACGTGTTAAAGTATCTGGACTAGTTACTCCTTCTGAAGGAGTTATCAGGGTATTTGCTCCACGAGAAGGGCGTGTCATTGAGACTTCTGTAGAAGAAGGAAAAATTATTCATAAAGGGCAGCCATTATACACTATTTCTTCTGAGAGTGTTACTAAATTAGGAGAAACCCAAGCTAACATTTCTAGGAATTTGAATTTACAACGCAAAGAAATTGAAGAAGAAATTAAGCGTCGTATTTTTCAGGATAAAATAACAAAGGCTGGTCTATTAGATTTAAAAGAATCTTTATTAAAAGAAACCAATCAGATTTATAGACAAATTTCTATTGCAGAGCGTAAATCGAACATTCTGAAAAGCCTTTCAGAAGAATTTGACCATCTTTTAGACAGAAAATTAGTTCAGCGTACAGAAGCAATACAGCATCTGAGAGATGCTTTACAAGCAAATCAAGAATTAGAATCTTTACAGAAACAGATAATTCAAAACACTAAAAACCTATCAGAAGTTAGCAGTAAGATAGTCAGTTTTGATAGTCAGTCTGAATCCTCAATAAGTACATTACGCAAACAGCTTTTAAATATAGATCGTGAATTAATAGAATCTGAAGTACAGAGACGTATCCAAGTTGTATCGCCAATCGATGGTACAGCAACAGCAATGCTTGTTAAGACAGGTCAGCTTGTTAAGGGTGGAACTTCCCTTGTTTCAATCCTGCCTGCTTCTAGTCGTATGGAAATTCATTTGTTTGGTGGTAGTAATATTATAGGTTTTATACATGAAGGAGCTAAAGTTTTATTACGTTATAAAGCCTTTCCATATCAAAAATTTGGACTTTATCCTGGGACTGTTTCTGGATTTTCTCGAGTAACATTACGTGTTGGGGATGTTTTTGCAACTGGCATGGAACAGATACCTTCAAGCTCAGAAGGGAATGGATTGTATAGGATTACTGTATCTCCTAAAAATGAAAAAATTATGGCTTATGGTTCTGCTGAGCCATTACGTGCAGGTATGGAAGTAGATGCAGATATATTTCTTGATACGCGTTATTTATATGAATGGTTTTTTGAACCTTTATATAGCTTGAAAGTCGATCATTTTGATTCAAGAGATCGCACATGA
- a CDS encoding glutamate-5-semialdehyde dehydrogenase encodes MHSHSADTHALNITTFLRQVGEEAKNAAKILYNTSTKQKNHALIEMADAIKNNKDKILHANYDDIENAEKSGQSTAFIDRLRLDENRIIEISKSLCEIAALSDPVGEVIAVWDRPNGLKIERVRTPLGVIGIIYESRPNVTSDAGALCLKSGNSVILRCGSYAIHSCRAIHLCLCQGLKAADLPENIIQLIPTTDHIVITKMLQGLDGSIDVIVPRGGKNLTDRVIKESRIPVFAHLQGLCHIYVDASSELEIAKKIIINSKMRRTSACGAVETLLIDRAALKTHLKPIVEILTSQGCEVRAVSEICQRFPYLKLITEDDWSTEYLDAIISINIVDGIEGAISHIKRYSSNHTEAIISENPNVVARFFNEIDSAILLHNASTQFADGGEFGMGAEIGIATGKMHARGPVGVEQLTSFKYRVHGNGQIRL; translated from the coding sequence ATGCATAGTCATAGTGCGGATACACATGCTCTAAACATTACAACTTTTCTTCGACAGGTAGGAGAAGAAGCAAAAAATGCTGCAAAAATTCTTTATAACACTTCTACCAAACAAAAAAATCATGCTTTAATTGAAATGGCTGATGCAATAAAAAACAATAAGGATAAGATTCTGCATGCTAATTATGATGATATAGAAAACGCTGAAAAATCTGGGCAAAGTACTGCCTTTATTGATAGATTACGGCTAGATGAAAACCGTATCATTGAAATTTCTAAAAGTCTCTGTGAGATTGCAGCATTATCTGATCCTGTTGGAGAAGTCATTGCAGTCTGGGACAGGCCTAACGGTCTTAAAATTGAACGAGTTCGCACACCGCTTGGTGTTATCGGTATAATATATGAAAGCAGACCAAATGTTACATCCGATGCTGGAGCGTTATGCTTAAAATCTGGAAATTCTGTGATTTTGCGTTGTGGGTCTTACGCGATTCATTCTTGTCGTGCTATCCACCTATGTCTTTGCCAAGGCTTAAAGGCTGCAGATTTACCAGAAAATATCATTCAATTAATACCTACTACAGATCATATCGTTATAACTAAAATGCTGCAAGGTCTTGATGGAAGTATTGATGTAATCGTTCCACGTGGTGGTAAGAATCTCACAGATCGCGTTATCAAAGAATCCCGTATTCCTGTTTTTGCTCATTTACAAGGTTTATGCCATATTTATGTAGATGCTTCTTCTGAACTAGAAATCGCAAAAAAAATAATTATAAATTCTAAAATGCGCCGAACAAGTGCCTGTGGAGCAGTTGAAACATTGCTCATAGATAGAGCAGCCTTAAAGACTCATCTAAAGCCTATTGTTGAAATTTTGACTTCTCAAGGTTGTGAAGTCCGAGCTGTTTCTGAAATATGTCAAAGGTTCCCTTACCTCAAATTAATAACAGAAGATGACTGGTCAACCGAATATCTTGATGCAATCATTTCTATTAATATTGTTGATGGTATTGAAGGAGCAATCTCTCATATCAAGCGTTATTCGTCAAATCATACAGAAGCTATAATTTCTGAAAATCCAAATGTCGTTGCACGTTTTTTTAATGAAATTGATTCTGCTATTCTCTTGCATAATGCTTCTACACAATTTGCAGATGGAGGTGAATTTGGCATGGGAGCTGAGATTGGCATTGCAACAGGAAAAATGCATGCACGTGGACCTGTTGGTGTCGAACAACTCACATCTTTTAAATATCGTGTACATGGAAATGGACAAATCCGTTTATAG